A genomic stretch from Paludisphaera rhizosphaerae includes:
- a CDS encoding DUF1501 domain-containing protein, whose translation MHCGRFSTPIDRRRMLARCANGFGAVALSALLRDQAFGADAVGRGLHHPAKAKSVIFLYMDGGPSQMDTFDPKPRLDREHGRPIQVKTAPTQFNNVGAVLKCPWKFRRYGESGAPVSDLFPNVAQHVDEMAIIRSMTSEFSEHTAANYFLHTGSGLQGRPSHGAWTTYGLGSESKDLPGFVVLNGGLIPPGGLDCFSNGFLPAAFQGSVFRPSAEAVANIRPAEAEPGGQLRKLDLIRDLDRGVSSRMGEPDALEAAIANYELAYRMQSAVPGLMDLDGESPATRRLYGLDDEFGPTRIFARECLIARRLVERGVRFVEVLCPSVGHDRWDQHSRLKEGHELNARAVDRPIAGLLSDLKGRGLLDSTLVFWGGEFGRTPMAQGSDGRDHNPFGFTVWLAGGGVKGGVTHGETDDYGYHAVVDKVAMYDLHATMLHLLGLDHKRLTFRFGGRDMRLTDVHGELVKPILA comes from the coding sequence ATGCACTGCGGACGTTTTTCCACGCCGATCGACCGCCGCCGGATGCTCGCCCGTTGCGCGAATGGGTTCGGGGCGGTGGCGCTCTCGGCGTTGCTGCGCGATCAGGCGTTCGGCGCGGATGCGGTCGGCCGCGGGTTGCATCACCCGGCCAAGGCGAAGAGCGTCATCTTCCTGTACATGGATGGCGGTCCGTCACAGATGGACACCTTCGACCCCAAGCCGAGGCTCGACCGCGAGCACGGCCGGCCGATCCAGGTGAAGACGGCTCCCACGCAGTTCAACAACGTGGGCGCCGTCCTGAAATGCCCCTGGAAGTTCCGTCGCTACGGCGAATCAGGCGCTCCGGTGAGCGACCTCTTCCCCAACGTCGCGCAGCACGTCGACGAGATGGCCATCATTCGTTCGATGACCTCGGAGTTCTCGGAGCACACGGCGGCGAATTACTTCCTGCACACCGGCAGCGGGCTGCAAGGCCGGCCCAGCCACGGCGCCTGGACGACCTATGGGCTGGGGAGCGAGTCGAAGGACCTCCCCGGCTTCGTCGTACTTAACGGCGGCCTGATCCCGCCGGGCGGCCTGGACTGCTTCAGCAACGGGTTCCTCCCCGCGGCCTTCCAGGGTTCGGTCTTCCGCCCCTCGGCCGAGGCCGTCGCCAACATCCGGCCGGCGGAGGCCGAGCCCGGCGGCCAGCTTCGGAAGCTCGACCTGATCCGCGACCTCGACCGCGGCGTCTCCTCGCGGATGGGCGAGCCCGACGCCCTGGAAGCGGCCATCGCCAATTACGAGCTGGCCTACCGGATGCAGTCCGCCGTCCCGGGTCTGATGGATCTGGACGGCGAATCCCCCGCCACGAGGCGACTATACGGGCTCGACGACGAATTCGGCCCGACTCGGATCTTCGCCCGCGAGTGCCTGATCGCCCGCCGGCTGGTCGAGCGCGGAGTTCGGTTCGTGGAGGTGCTCTGCCCGTCGGTCGGCCACGATCGCTGGGACCAGCACTCCCGGCTGAAGGAAGGCCACGAGCTGAACGCCCGCGCCGTGGACCGGCCGATCGCCGGGCTCCTCTCCGACCTGAAGGGGAGAGGCCTGTTGGACTCCACCCTGGTCTTCTGGGGGGGCGAGTTCGGCCGCACCCCGATGGCCCAGGGGAGCGACGGCCGCGACCACAACCCGTTCGGCTTCACCGTCTGGCTGGCCGGCGGCGGCGTCAAGGGGGGCGTGACCCACGGCGAGACCGACGACTACGGCTACCACGCCGTCGTCGACAAGGTCGCCATGTACGACCTTCACGCCACGATGCTCCACCTGCTGGGCCTGGA